A genome region from Triticum aestivum cultivar Chinese Spring chromosome 2B, IWGSC CS RefSeq v2.1, whole genome shotgun sequence includes the following:
- the LOC123045832 gene encoding uncharacterized protein, with translation MATGGDAGGGGGGEKGRRKKVELLQEAIHGLLEEKRGKQRHQGEEGAMDHEEDLFLSSLLSKLDTLENDVDPDSAELNSINPHPESGEEAGPGDVAKDLGKIKRQNMITHILLGTVMVMIAAWQFNEVSFLLAVQKKLTNPFKSVGDMVKSSLKIGKKPVVEAIEASPLPPVGVPDVARADLPMLAIGHGDS, from the exons ATGGCCACCGGAGGAGACgccgggggtggtggtggtggggagaagggaaggaggaagaaggtggagcTGCTGCAGGAGGCCATTCATGGGCTCCTGGAGGAGAAAAGGGGCAAGCAGCGACACCAAGGGGAGGAGGGCGCCATGGATCATGAGGAGGATCTCTTCCTCTCCTCGTTGCTCTCCAAG TTGGACACGCTGGAAAACGATGTCGATCCGGACAGTGCCGAACTGAACTCCATCAATCCTCACCCGGAGAGCGGCGAGGAGGCGGGGCCAGGCGACGTGGCGAAAGACCTGGGCAAGATCAAGAGGCAGAACATGATCACCCACATCCTGCTGGGCACGGTGATGGTGATGATCGCCGCGTGGCAGTTCAACGAGGTGTCGTTCCTCCTCGCGGTGCAGAAGAAGCTGACCAACCCTTTCAAGTCCGTCGGGGACATGGTCAAGAGTAGCCTCAAGATAGGGAAGAAGCCGGTGGTCGAGGCGATCGAGGCGTCGCCTCTGCCCCCTGTCGGCGTCCCGGACGTTGCTCGGGCTGATCTGCCGATGCTAGCCATCGGCCATGGTGATAGCTAG